In Streptomyces sp. NBC_00341, the DNA window TTGTGGCGGAACATCAGCATCCGCTCGATGCCGAACCCGAAGGCGAATCCGCTGTACTTCTGGGGGTCGACGCCGCAGGCGATGAGCACCTTGGGGTTGACCATGCCGCAGCCGCCGAGCTCGATCCAGCCCTCGCTGCCGCAGGTGCGGCAGGGGCGGTCCGGGTTGCCGACGGACTCGCCGCGGCAGACGTAGCAGACCATGTCCATCTCGGCGGACGGCTCGGTGAACGGGAAGAAGTTCGGCCGCAGCCGGGTCTTCATGTCCGGGCCGAAGAGCGCCTGGACCATGTGGTCGAGGGTGCCCTTCAGGTCGGCCATGGTGAGGCCCTCGTCGACGGCGAGCAGCTCGATCTGGTGGAAGACCGGGGTGTGCGTCGCGTCCAGCTCGTCGGTCCGGTAGACCCGGCCGGGGCAGACCACGTAGACGGGGGGCTCGCGGTCGAGCAGCGTGCGGGCCTGGACCGGTGAGGTGTGGGTGCGCAGGACGACACCGGACTCGTCGTTCTTCGCGCCGTCGGCGCCCTCGACGAAGAAGGTGTCCTGCATCTGCCGGGCCGGGTGGTCGGGCACGAAGTTCAGGGCGTCGAAGTTGAACCACTCGGCCTCGGCCTCCGGGCCCTCCGCGACCTCGTAGCCCATGGCCACGAAGACGTCGGCGACGCGCTCCATGATCGTCGTCAGCGGGTGGCGGGCGCCGGCCGGGGTGCGGTCGTAGGGCAGCGTGACGTCCACCGCCTCCTCGACCAGGACCCGGGCGTCCCGCTCGGCCTCCAGCTCCGCCTGGCGGGCGGCGAGCGCCCTGCCCACGGCGGCGCGGGCCTGGCCCACGCGCTTGCCCGCCTCGGCCTTGGCCTGCGGCGGCAGCGCGCCGATCTCGCGGTTGGCGAGGGACAGGGGCGAGGTACCACCGGTGTGCGCGGTCTTCGCCTGGGCGAGCGCGTCGAGGTCGCCCGCGGCGGCGAAGGCGGCGAGCGCCTCGTCCCGGATGCGCTCGATCTCTTCCGGTTTCAGTGCCTCGACCTCGACTGGGTCGTACGACTTGTTCGGTGCCGACATCTCTTCCCGTACTTCCGATTGGCTGGTGGCGCGACCCCGCTCGACGACTGGAGGACGCAAAGGTGCCAATGGTCGAGTCTAAGGGCCACAAGGTGTGGGAGGCGCCCGTGGGCCGCTCGGCCCCTACTTCATGTAGGCCGGCGTGCTCACGGGCAGGATAAATCGGAATTCGGCGCCGCCGCCGGGGCCGCGGCCGACGGTGATCGTGCCGCCGTGCGCCTCGACGATGCCCTTGACGATGTAGAGGCCCAGGCCCGTGCCACCGCGCTTGCTGCCCCGCCAGAAGCGGGTGAAGACGCGGCCCATCGACTCCTCGGGGATGCCGGTACCTTCGTCGCTCACGGTGACGGCCGTTCCCTTCTCGTCGCTCTTGGCCGGTGCGGGTGCCACCTCGATGGTGACGGTTCCCTCGCCGTGGCGCACCGCGTTTTCCAGCAGGTTGCCCAGCACCTGGTCGACCTTGTCCGGGTCGGCCCAGACGGCGGGCAGCGGCTGGCAGGTGCGGACGAGGAAACGGTCCGGCTCCTGGCCGTTCGCGGTGAGCGCCTGGATGTGGCGCTCCACGGCCGCCGAGAGGTCCACGGGCTGGCGGCGCAGTTCCAGGCGGCCCGAGTCGATCCGGGAGATGTCGAGCAGTTCCGTGATGAGCCGGGTGACTCGGTTGGCGTCGGCGTAGACCGTCTCCAGCATCAGCCGCTTCTGGTCGTCGGTGAACCGCTCCCATTTGGCCAGCAGCGTGGCGGTGAAGCCCTTGACGGAGGTCAGCGGCGAGCGCAGTTCGTGTGCGACGGTGGCGATCAGCTCGGCGTGGCTGCGCTCGCTGCGGCGGCGGGCCTCGGTGCCGCGCAGGCTGATCACCAGCTTGCGGACGGGCCCGGTGGGGCTCTCGCGTACGTAGCGTGCGGAGACGAGGACCTCGCGGCCGCCGGGCAGCAGCAGATTGCGTTCGGGCTGGCCGACCCGGGTGGCGAGGCCGCCGTAGGGGTCGGTCAGCTCCCACCAGCGGCGGCCCTTGAGGTCCTCCAGCGGCAGCGCGTGCTCCAGCGGGCGGCCGAGGGCGGCGGCCCTGGGCACGGCGGTGATCCGTGCGGCGGCGGCGTTGAAGCAGATCACCCGGCCGGTCTCGTCGGCGACGACGAGCCCGTCGGGAAGGTCGTCGGGGTCAAGACCCGGGCCGGCGGGGCCGGCGTCCGGGTCCGCGTCCACGCGCACGACGGCCGCGTCCGTCGCCTGCGGTCCGCTCATGCCGACAGCCATATTCCCGTACCCCACCTCTCGAACCGGTGCAGTGGGCCCCCGAGTTCGTCACCCTACTAGTCGTCGGTGACGGAGCGACACCCTGCGTCGCTCCGAGAGACGACCGGCCGGGTCAGCCCGTGCCGCGGGGCGGGCGCTGGGCGCGCGCGGAGGCGTACAGGCAGACGGCGGCGGCGGTGGC includes these proteins:
- the pheS gene encoding phenylalanine--tRNA ligase subunit alpha, producing MSAPNKSYDPVEVEALKPEEIERIRDEALAAFAAAGDLDALAQAKTAHTGGTSPLSLANREIGALPPQAKAEAGKRVGQARAAVGRALAARQAELEAERDARVLVEEAVDVTLPYDRTPAGARHPLTTIMERVADVFVAMGYEVAEGPEAEAEWFNFDALNFVPDHPARQMQDTFFVEGADGAKNDESGVVLRTHTSPVQARTLLDREPPVYVVCPGRVYRTDELDATHTPVFHQIELLAVDEGLTMADLKGTLDHMVQALFGPDMKTRLRPNFFPFTEPSAEMDMVCYVCRGESVGNPDRPCRTCGSEGWIELGGCGMVNPKVLIACGVDPQKYSGFAFGFGIERMLMFRHNVEDMRDMVEGDVRFTRPFGMEI
- a CDS encoding PAS domain-containing sensor histidine kinase, with the translated sequence MAVGMSGPQATDAAVVRVDADPDAGPAGPGLDPDDLPDGLVVADETGRVICFNAAAARITAVPRAAALGRPLEHALPLEDLKGRRWWELTDPYGGLATRVGQPERNLLLPGGREVLVSARYVRESPTGPVRKLVISLRGTEARRRSERSHAELIATVAHELRSPLTSVKGFTATLLAKWERFTDDQKRLMLETVYADANRVTRLITELLDISRIDSGRLELRRQPVDLSAAVERHIQALTANGQEPDRFLVRTCQPLPAVWADPDKVDQVLGNLLENAVRHGEGTVTIEVAPAPAKSDEKGTAVTVSDEGTGIPEESMGRVFTRFWRGSKRGGTGLGLYIVKGIVEAHGGTITVGRGPGGGAEFRFILPVSTPAYMK